One Argentina anserina chromosome 6, drPotAnse1.1, whole genome shotgun sequence genomic window, TGTGATTTTCTACTAAACTCCACTCTTTCTTTTGTTATGTGTCTCTTTAGTGTCATTCCTTTGCTTGACATTTTCTTCCTCGATATAAGTATTTCCAAGGGACCATGTGAAATAGTTGGTGAAGTTTGTTTCTCATTACTATAATTTGGTTCATAATTGTACCAAATGAAGCATACCTTTCGGTTCTGTGTTGTCAGTTATGAAGTTTGGCATCTGCTATCTATTTGCATAATATGATTTACAATCattttgtgaaattaatttccTGAACTTGCATTGCCTTACACTATGTACTTTCTATTAGGCCATTGAGAGGAGAAGAGCTCGATTGGCTGATGAGAATGGGGAATCTGGAGAGGGTCAACTTCCTTCCTTGCAACTTCAGGATGCTCCACCTGAGCATCAAGTTCTTGCTGCCACTCCTTCAACCATTAAAAAGAGACCTTGCCCGCCTCCTTCTGTTCTTAAAGTGCACAAAATTCTGCTAGAGGTTGCCAACCAGCCTGATGAGGGAGATTTCTTGACACCACAGAAGAAGTTGTTGAACTCAATCGACAAAGTTGAGAAGAGGGTGTTGGAAGAACTTCAGAGGCTGAAGAGGACCCCAAGTGCTAAGAAGGCAGAGAGGGAAAGAAAGGTTCGAACCTTAATGTCAATGCGTTAAGGAGAGAAGAAGTTTGGAAAAGGAAGACCCTTTACAGAATAGTTATCACCTTCTGGTGATACTTTTATACACTATGCAGTGATGATTACAAGCACCTTCTGTTGATAATGATGCAGTGAAGCTATCACCTTCTGGTGATAATGATGCGGTAAAGCTATCACCCTCTGGTGAAATTAGGCAGTGAATATCACCTTCTGGTTTTAGCCAACTTATCATTGCTGATTGCACTTCACGTCTTGCTGAAAGTGTCTTTACAATCAGTGTCATCACTCATCAGTGCCAAAGTTACTGCTCCAGTTCTTTTTCTGGTTGAATTAGTTTAGAGTAGTCGTCACTATGCTTCACCAGAACCAATTAGTCTATATTGTAGTTGATCAAGTTCTGGGAATTTGTATATAGACGCTGTAGGGCCATTTAACTCCACTGTTGTAGCATTTGTTTGGATCTTATCCTAAAGATGATGGTTGTGGAAGCAAAAATCTCTGAGTAAACTGGCTTTTAGAATATATGGAGTGCTATAAACTCCCACTATGCTGTTTGTTTAACATCATTTAGCGGATGGGTCTCATTAGTGTTGTTCTTGTGCAATGTTCCATGTTTTACCAGCGACACGAAAAGCATGGTGAGTTGTGCTGGGCAGGCCTTTGTGACATACTTCCATGAGGGTGGTGAGGTAGATGGTTTGCCTGAGATTTCAGGTGTACTTGTTTTTATCAAATTCTCACCTGCATTTAGATTTTAGAAGGTCGAGAAGTTAATTGTTCAATTGTTCTTTATGATCATTCTAGGACCCCAAAGAAAGCATCAATGtagaaaaaaatgaacaatTTTGACAGCAGGTGTAACTCGCAAAGTCTCAAGGTCGTAAGGCTTACTGCCATAGTCTTTGTTTGATTTCATCATTCCATTATCATCTTGGATTTTACTTTTAGCCAATATTTAGCAGTAGGTGTGATTAGaattatcaaaatataatGATCGGTAGGAAAACTATCATCCTGCAGGAGATGGTATAGGTACGTAGTGAGTATATACGGTTTTGTTTTGGTATCAACATTTTCTTAATCATGTTTCTATTGCCTAATCTAGTTGCTAGTTCAATGTACACTTTCAACTAGAACTCCATGTCATAGTATTCTACTGTTCTAGATTTTTCGATCCTTTGCTCGTGATGTAAGATGCAGAAACAAGAAGATCAGTAGCAAATATAGTATGGCAGCCTCTTCACTACAAATTGTTGGGTATGATCATTTTGTGGTATGTAATAATGCGAAACCATTGATAAAATGACATCGCAACAAGTTTAGTTGTAAGAGTATCCGATTTAGTACAATAGAGATATATAGTACTTGCAATTAAGAGTTGATGAAGGCATGAAGTAGTTGAGTGTTCACTCGAAACAACTTTGAGGTGTATACATATTTTACATATGCATTCACTATAAAATTCGTTATTGCAAATACAAGATGAGATGTCATTGTCTTAAACTCTTAACAACGAAAACCCTATAGAAGACTTAGGAGAAAGATGACCTTACGGAGTGCCAGGCCCTTGAGATCGAGTGTAGGAGCCTAAGGCgataattaatttaaacttTGGATGTTATCTATGTGAAACTTGGACTTATAAAGATCGTTTTTATGGCTAATCTTCGTCGTAAATTATTATCCATGTACAAGTCATATATGATTTTGGTGTCAACAAATTTTCGAATTTCCTATAATACTCATGCCCAGACAAAAATAAATCGTgctaaaaaaaacccaaaaggaGCAGTATGGTAAAACTCTTCTAAAGACAATGAATATAAAAAAGTTTTCTTTGTCGTGTAGCATTGCTTCTGAGTTATGAGTGCCTCTATGGTTGATTGAATAAGGAATGACGATCTGAAATGATAGGGATTTATGTAATTGTTCATCTTCCGTCTGATCCACATGAAGTCTTAATATCCAAATCGGTGCTCTTCGTCTCAGGGTGaaccttttttattttgttgattagGTTGTTGATTTTATTCTCTGTTGGTCTACTTCCATTCCAATATCCAGGTGTATACTTTCATAATCATTAATTGtcatctctttctttttcttttttaattttaccaATTCTTCACAAATGAGTTGCTCCATGCCATACTGCTTTGTTTAGGGAGTTTCACGGCACTTAGGACTGTAAGGGATTTATATATCAATTGATTTATTGTTAAGGCATTAGTGTTGTCGAAAACAATTGCCCGACTAGATatagtttctttttctttgtgcAAGTATGTTGAAGAGATGATTAACTCCTTACGTTTCAAGTAAGTCCCTCTCCTTTTCCATCGTTATTGTTCCCCCAAGGTGTTTCATCTACTTTTCGTGCCACCAAGAATATGATTTACGTTCGTTTGATTCCTTTCATTTATATTTTGATCGTGTGATAGCAAACTTCTATATAGAGACAGAGTTTATAAGTAGAGTTTGCTGCATAATGATTATCTTAATGTCTTCTTTCCTGTTAGATCAATGAGTGAATTGAATGGGCAGTACTATCATGACACATTTATACAAATCTGCATAGTTGTTAAGATGCTTCCTACCTTTTACAAATCTAAATATGTTGtttcatttttagttttagtttttacAAGGGAGGAAATATGATATGTAATCCAACGAGGACAAACTAATGATGACATACTTACAACGAGGACAAACGTTGGCAAGAAGATATGCATATTATCAAGCACAAAAGCAAGAGAGAACGAAAAGTACGGAGATATAACGAAAAGTACGGAGATATAGAAGTTAGCTATCACATTTTCTACTTCGAACCTTAATTTTATTTGGAGCTAAATATTTAAGTGCTCATTTTCATTGGTTTGTAGGACACATTAACAGAAGTGTTTCGTTGTATTCAATCAGGTGGCGCAAGACAGTATGAAAAACGAAAATATGTCTCAATCTGTGCCCTGCTTGGCTAATGGGAATATCAATAAAGATGAACAATCATGATCTTAGTAAAGTTATTATGAAAGAGtggaacaagaaaaaaaaaagaacagcaagtttttttcttctcttacaTTAAATTTTCCAAAGAAAAAGGTATTTAACTGTATTTATATGTGATTCCCACAGTCATCGGTATGAAAATGCACATCAAGAGTTGATGTCTCATTCGATTTCTTACATTAGACAAACAAAGAGAAAAGTACAACGAATTAGGTATCAATGTCGTACCTTAATGTATCAAGAAAATTATATCATTATCTtatttcttttccaatttgttaTACCTAATAACAATGTTATCATGTACCACAAGGAGAAGAATGCAACGTATATACGTCTTTGCTCGATAAGGTACTAAATTTCAGCTATTAAACCCTGAAAATTTTAATGAAACTTAAATTGCATTTGGTTCCTTATGAACATGTGAATTCTCACTTTTTAATGaaacttgaatttttttgGTTCCTTATGAACCTATTGTCATTTTGAAGCTCTGGTCATTGATGTTGTATGTTTGTTATAGTTCTACATGCAATGTAATGTTCGTAATTTAAGCACTAATTGGAGCACGACTATTGcgataaaaaaaatgtcaaatgTGTTGGTACGTTTTCAAAGTTTACCTCAATTAGTTTTTGAATCAGTAGCAATCTTATATTCCTACTTTCAATTGTAGATTGAAGATCAAGTACAAGAAAACAGATGACTAAAGTGGACTTAATGAAAACATTTTGGACTTTATATgcttcaaaaaataaaaaaggaacCTAAAAATATTGATGAATATATGAATGTTACCCTTTTGTGTTGATAAGGAAGCAGTTTCCTATAAAGTTGAGTTTTGCCCTCATCATCAACAAATCTTTGGCCTTAACAACACCGAATGTGGATATTTATCTTCCTGAACATGTATTCAGTCACAGACAATTATAAGTGGCTTTATCAAGATGAGTATCAAAGGCTACAAAACATTTTGGTTAGGGAAGCCTCATTAAGGCGAAGAAGGGGTTTTCACTATAAATGTGGTGTATAAGAAGATATTACTTCCTTCCAGATAATTAATGTGATCTCGTAAGGTAAATTTCATGTATGTCTTTATTATTTTGGTAACCATATTGTGCTAATAAAGCTCCAAGCCTGAACAACTTATATTTTGCAGGTTCCCATGGATAAATTGTTCAACACCATACTTGACGCCTTGGTTTGGGTGACTTGACGCATCAAAATAAGCAAGTTAATAGGTTTGgtttaggcctcatcattaaACCCGCGGATCAAATGGCCCGATAGAGACTTGCAAGCCCGATGGGCCTAAAGCCTGGCCCAGCCCGCATAAAAGTCTGCTATAGGCCCGACCCGGTGGGTAGAGAGCTGGGCTTAGTTTAGGGGTGAAAAACTCAGCCCGGCTCGTCGAAAGCCCGCCAAGCCCGGCCCGTGAAAGCCCGTAACTATATGATACATAGTtatattacttatatacaaataatatcattatatatatgctaATATGTTAAATAATACTACCATAATAAATATCAATACATATCTCtattaatgaagtaaatttttCGTAattaaaagagagaaaaaaaaaacaagaataaaaatttcaaaatagtgACGAATACAACTGATACATATTTggaatacatacatatttgcaGTAGCCACTATTGATTACAGTCTATTTtttcaatggggttttaatatgtcaaaacgtttttttttgttaaccgtaTGTACAGACGGTTAAACAATGTCTAAAAGGGATAAAAATTTTACGGggtccttaaatatatataccgatcacatctgctggtgttgattgaccatatttcgaactggagttgttgaTCACCGaaatgtccactaatgtatcataacatttatattaggtttagaataaaaatatcgcattatgaagcgactatatgaattaaacttttcgggatcgatcgataccagccgatatgatcgatatatatatatatatatatatatatatatttagtgactttataaaaatttcatccaatttagacCTCATTTCACCGTTGGAATTTCCGGTTTACCAAAaataccactaatatgtcataagagaaTATCCATTACTAAGATGTGAACGCTGAAAGCCGAAAGCCAAAAGCCAAAAGctatttgcatatatgaaaatcacctattttttgtcaccaactgtgtgcggtcgcaccgaggaaatccatttggcaaagcctcggttaatgaggttttaatatgtcaaaatgactatttttttattaaccgtaggtacagaCGGTTAAACGTGTCCACAAcggttaaatatatataccgatcacatttattggtgtcgattgaccatattgaactggagttatcgatcgctgaagtgtctactaatgtatcataacttttatatttgatatagaataaaactattgcattatgaagcgactatatgaagaaaacttctcgaGATCAATCTACaacatccgatgtgatcggtatatatatttaatgacactgtaaaaattttatccaattcagacctcgtttaaccgttgaaatttccggtaaaccaaaaacaccactaatatgacCTAAGGGATGACTCAGTGCCAAGATCCGAATGCtgaaagccatttgcatatctgaaatcacttattttttgtcaccaatcgtGTGTGGTTGCACCAAGAAAACCCATTtggtaaagccccggtcaattggggttaaatatgtcaaaacacttATTTTTTGGTTGGCCGTAAGtgcggacggtcaaaccatatctaaaacggacgaaatttttacgaggtccctaaatatatatatctatcacatctattggtgtcgatcgactatatttcgatctggagttatcgatcgccgaagtgtccactaatgtatcataacctttatattaggtttagaatacaactatcgcattatgaaacgactatatgaaggaaacttctcgggatcgattgacaccagccaatgtgatcgatatatatatttaatgacctttaaaatttttatccaattcggaccttatTTGACCATCGGAATTGCTGATAAACTAAAAACATCACTAATATGCTCTGAGCGAGGactcattaccaagatgcgaacaatgaaagccgtttgcatatctgaatcacctaatttttgtcagcgatcgtgcgcggtcgcactgagaAAATCCATTTGGtaaaaaccccggtcaatggggttttaatatttcaaaacgcctatttttttagttgaccatATGTACaaatggtcaaaccatgtctaaaatgaacgaaatttttacggggtccctaaatatatataccgattacattTACTGATGTCAATCAACCAAATTTTAAACTCGagttgtccaaaaaaaaaattagtatgataaaaatttatttataaacaaAGTCTGGCCCGTCTGGATCCATGGTGGGCTATTCGGCCCTGCCCGTAAAAGATCGCAAGACCCACTTTATATGGACGGGCTTGGATTATAAACTTTTTATAAAAGCCCAGCCtgctatttaaaaaaaacgcAATAAAATTCGGCCCGACCCGATCCAAACCCGCCATGAACATGCCGGGCCAAACCCAACCAGGCCCGCTGATGAGCCCTAGTTTGGTTTGTTATTTGTTTAAGCATTTCAATTGTTTATTGTTGGTATGGAGGATAAAGAAAAATGCACTGTTGATTTGCAAGAATATAGATTTCTAACCAAGTCCCTTTATCATCAAAATTCTCCCCAGATCAAAGGAGACTTTATTAACTCTAGATTATTTAAAAACAAACCATGTATACTTGCAACAAAAACATTCATTAAGTGTATAAAAACGATAGATACTCTCTACGAATGTAATTCGGTCAAATTGACTTTTAAGGCGGCATATTCACACACGCATACTCTTCTTTTATCAAGTATGAATCTGTTTATTGTTTAAAATAACCATTAgtgttcaaaaagatactaaaattatCCTCTAACTGGCGAGATTTTCTTAATAATGCAATGTCTTATTGATACTTGCAACAAAATAAATGAATAGATAATTATATGCACACGCACGCATCATACGCATATGAAGGCTAATTATACACTAAATGGGGCCgaaaaactaatttatgttcgataattatgtttttttttatcaaaattttccttttttctttttaatttcttgagGCTGCCCTgtcatctttctttttctgctTCTACTTCCTTCCTTCTAAGGTTCTTCTAATAAGCATTACTCACATAAAAACAGGACACGGCTTCCGCCGTAATCTGATCCCGCTCATTTTCTAATCATGAAAATATTTGGGTCGCATTAGAGGCACGTGGGAAATCCTGGGATTTGGGTGGATAGGACGTCCCAAAATAGCACGTGTCAATCTATCAACGTCTATTTCCGATTTTTACAAAACAATCGACGGTGAGGATTTGAATCGCGCTAGTAGCCAAATTTGAATCGACAGAACGAAAACGACCCTCACACGTGCCAAAAATTTGAGATTTGGGATCGTTAGGGATTGTAGTACCGCTCATTTCTCACTTTTCaaatcctctctctctctctcaaggaAGAAAGAATAGCTCAGAAACCCTAGCTCAACCCTAATTCAGGTATTCAAACTCTTCGATTCTTGTTTCTTCTTCGCCCACATCGATCTGAGTCACTCGCCGTTGAGTTTCAATTTTCCGGTGACGGTTTCGCCTCCGGCGGTTTGGGTCAGCCCTAGTTCTGACGGAGAGTTTTCGTTTTCTTGAAAACTAGAGAGCTAatcttgatttgatttttttatttttcagatCAAACATGCCGGCGGAGTCGCGATTCAGATTGGTGAGGCCGTTCGACATCGCCGAGGCCTTTGCTCAGAGGCGGTCCGGCGGCGTCAGGATTCTTGTTGACGAGAGACCCGGGCCGGCGAGGTTCATGGCGGCGCCGGCGGCAATTCGGAGGCCGCTAGGGATTTGGGGGACTAGTGGTAGAGTAGCACCGAGCAGTTTGAGGACTCCGGGGACCGGAATCAGGCGTGGTCGAAGTGGTTTAGGGGTGGTGACACCCGCCAGAGAGAATACGCCGCCGGTCGGGAGTTTTAGCCGGAGACGGGGCCAGGGATCGAACAGTGTGCTACCTTATTGGTACCCAAGAACCCCTCTCCGTGACATAACTGCTATTACTAGGGTAAGGATCACTCTCTGAGTTATGGGTTTAATTAGTTTAGCTTATGGCTTGTGAATTTTAGGGGATATGATAATCCCTAAAGCCCCAAATCTTGATAATTGGTTAGACATGTTTAATGCGGTgttctttattttcatttattttggtTGGTAAATTGAACAATTTGATTACAtatgatcatcatcaaacCAGCAGTGCTATATTTGCAGTTGTTCATTAATCGGACTCCAACAACTCAGTTT contains:
- the LOC126799753 gene encoding protein POLYCHOME-like, whose translation is MPAESRFRLERQFDIAEAFAQRRSGGVGILVDERPEPAGTPVAQRPLGIWARGGVVAPSSLRTPGTGIGRGRSALGTVTPARENTPPAGGSSRRRGSGSNSVLPSWYPRTPLRDITAITRAIERRRARLADENGESGEGQLPSLQLQDAPPEHQVLAATPSTIKKRPCPPPSVLKVHKILLEVANQPDEGDFLTPQKKLLNSIDKVEKRVLEELQRLKRTPSAKKAERERKVRTLMSMR
- the LOC126799642 gene encoding protein POLYCHOME-like, which gives rise to MPAESRFRLVRPFDIAEAFAQRRSGGVRILVDERPGPARFMAAPAAIRRPLGIWGTSGRVAPSSLRTPGTGIRRGRSGLGVVTPARENTPPVGSFSRRRGQGSNSVLPYWYPRTPLRDITAITRAIERRRARLAEENGQTLEGQVPSQKPQVFTATPSTIKKRPRPPPSVLKVQKILLEVANQPDEGDFVTPQKKLLNSIDKVEKVVLDELQRLKRTPSAKKAERERKVRTLMSMR